One Micromonospora sp. FIMYZ51 genomic window carries:
- a CDS encoding SDR family oxidoreductase produces MRCLVTGATGYIGGRLAPRLLAEGYEVRCLARRAGRLRDVPWAGAVEVVEGDLSRPESLTGVFDGVDVAYYLVHSLGQAGFEAADRQAAENFATAAHAAGVRRIVYLGGPEPAADQGASSAHLRSRDEVARILLASGVPTVVLRAAVVIGSGSASFEMLRYLTERLPVMVTPRWVRNRIQPIAIRDVLRYLVGCATLPPELNRGFDIGGPDVLTFADMMQRYARVAGLSRRLLLPVRPLTPTLSSYWVGLVTPVPNALARPLVESLVHESVAHEHDIAAYLPDPPEGLTGFDRAVELALATIRDAEVETRWSTAAGPDAPADPLPSDPGWSGGSTYTDIRERPVAAPPEVLWQVIEGVGGEHGWYSFPLAWSVRGWLDRLVGGVGLRRGRRHPHRLRVGEALDFWRVEEIVPGELLRLRAEMRLPGRAWLEMQVQHDGDVVRYRQRAVFLPRGLVGHAYWIAVAPFHALVFGGMARNIAAGAERQMQGRAPS; encoded by the coding sequence GTGAGATGCCTGGTCACCGGTGCCACGGGGTACATCGGCGGGCGCCTGGCGCCCCGCCTGCTCGCCGAGGGATATGAGGTGCGCTGCCTGGCCCGCCGGGCCGGACGGCTGCGCGACGTGCCCTGGGCCGGCGCGGTCGAGGTCGTCGAGGGCGACCTGAGCCGGCCGGAATCGCTCACCGGAGTGTTCGACGGGGTAGACGTGGCGTACTACCTGGTGCACTCGCTCGGGCAGGCCGGCTTCGAGGCGGCCGATCGGCAGGCCGCCGAGAACTTCGCGACGGCGGCCCACGCGGCCGGCGTACGCCGGATCGTCTACCTGGGTGGGCCGGAGCCGGCAGCCGACCAGGGCGCCTCGTCGGCGCACCTGCGCTCCCGCGACGAGGTGGCGCGGATCCTGCTGGCCAGCGGGGTGCCGACGGTGGTGCTCCGGGCGGCGGTGGTGATCGGCTCCGGCTCGGCCTCGTTCGAGATGCTGCGCTACCTGACCGAGCGGCTGCCGGTGATGGTCACCCCGCGTTGGGTGCGCAACCGGATCCAACCGATCGCGATCCGCGACGTGCTGCGCTACCTGGTCGGCTGCGCGACGCTGCCGCCGGAGCTCAACCGGGGCTTCGACATCGGCGGCCCGGACGTGCTCACCTTCGCCGACATGATGCAGCGGTACGCCCGGGTCGCCGGCCTGTCCCGCCGGCTCCTGCTGCCCGTGCGACCGCTGACGCCCACGCTCTCGTCGTACTGGGTCGGGCTGGTCACCCCGGTACCCAACGCGCTGGCCCGGCCGCTTGTGGAGAGCCTGGTGCACGAGTCGGTGGCGCACGAGCACGACATCGCGGCCTACCTGCCGGACCCGCCGGAGGGGTTGACCGGCTTCGACCGGGCGGTCGAACTGGCCCTGGCCACCATCCGCGACGCGGAGGTGGAGACCCGGTGGTCGACCGCGGCCGGGCCGGACGCCCCCGCCGATCCGCTGCCCAGCGACCCCGGCTGGAGCGGCGGCAGCACCTACACCGACATCCGGGAACGGCCGGTGGCGGCACCCCCGGAGGTGCTGTGGCAGGTGATCGAGGGCGTCGGCGGCGAGCACGGCTGGTACTCGTTCCCGCTCGCCTGGTCGGTGCGGGGCTGGCTGGACCGGCTGGTCGGCGGGGTGGGCCTGCGGCGCGGCCGGCGTCACCCGCACCGGCTGCGGGTGGGCGAGGCGCTGGACTTCTGGCGGGTGGAGGAGATCGTGCCGGGCGAGTTGCTGCGGCTGCGCGCCGAGATGCGCCTACCCGGCCGGGCCTGGCTGGAGATGCAGGTGCAGCACGACGGCGACGTGGTCCGCTACCGGCAGCGCGCCGTCTTCCTGCCGCGCGGGCTGGTCGGGCACGCGTACTGGATCGCGGTGGCACCGTTCCACGCGCTTGTCTTCGGCGGGATGGCCCGCAACATCGCGGCAGGCGCCGAACGCCAGATGCAAGGAAGGGCCCCTAGTTAA
- the prmC gene encoding peptide chain release factor N(5)-glutamine methyltransferase yields the protein MTTEPQHPSEGTRRRRPTPIVAHAARDLAEAGVTSARAEAELLAAFVLGVPRGRLALADGFTEGQLDRYRELVARRSRREPLQHLTGSAGFRHLDLAVGPGVFVPRPETELLAGWAIEQARASARPTPLVVDLCSGSGAIALSVAQEVPAARVVAVERSPAALSWLRRNAAARVAAGDRPIEVVEADATDPDLLAELVGQVDVLVCNPPYVPRSVAVPPEVAGHDPAQAVFGGADGLAVIRPVIHRAAALLRPGGGLGIEHDDTHGEVLPELLAADGRYGSIADHADLAGRPRFATASRRADRPPPAPADTWQTGSS from the coding sequence GTGACCACCGAGCCGCAACACCCGTCCGAAGGGACGAGACGGCGACGTCCCACTCCCATAGTGGCCCACGCCGCCCGTGACCTGGCCGAAGCCGGCGTGACTTCGGCGCGGGCCGAGGCCGAACTGTTGGCCGCGTTCGTGCTCGGGGTGCCCCGGGGACGGCTGGCCCTCGCCGACGGTTTCACCGAAGGTCAACTCGATCGCTACCGAGAGTTGGTGGCCCGCCGGTCCCGCCGGGAACCGCTGCAACACCTGACCGGCAGCGCCGGCTTCCGGCATCTGGACCTGGCCGTCGGGCCTGGCGTCTTCGTGCCGCGCCCGGAGACCGAGCTGCTCGCCGGTTGGGCCATCGAGCAGGCCCGCGCCAGTGCCCGGCCGACGCCGTTGGTGGTGGACCTGTGCAGCGGTTCCGGGGCGATCGCGTTGTCGGTGGCCCAAGAGGTACCGGCCGCGCGGGTGGTGGCGGTGGAACGATCCCCGGCGGCGCTCTCCTGGTTGCGCCGCAACGCCGCGGCCCGGGTTGCCGCCGGAGACCGGCCGATCGAGGTGGTCGAGGCGGACGCGACCGATCCGGACCTGCTGGCCGAGCTGGTCGGCCAGGTGGACGTGCTGGTGTGCAACCCGCCCTACGTGCCGCGGTCGGTGGCGGTACCGCCCGAGGTGGCCGGGCACGATCCGGCGCAGGCGGTGTTCGGCGGGGCGGACGGCCTGGCCGTCATCCGTCCGGTGATCCACCGGGCGGCGGCGCTGTTGCGTCCCGGCGGCGGGCTCGGCATCGAGCACGACGACACGCACGGCGAGGTGCTGCCCGAACTGCTCGCGGCGGACGGTCGCTACGGCTCGATCGCCGACCACGCGGACCTCGCCGGGCGGCCCCGATTCGCGACCGCGTCCCGCCGCGCGGACCGCCCGCCGCCCGCACCGGCCGACACGTGGCAGACTGGCTCCTCGTGA
- a CDS encoding F0F1 ATP synthase subunit C: protein MDVIAAVEGSVNTIGYGLAAIGGAIGVAIIFSAYIQASARQPESAGYNRTWLILGFAMAEALALFGLVLAFAVGG, encoded by the coding sequence ATGGACGTTATTGCCGCCGTCGAGGGCAGCGTCAACACCATCGGCTACGGCCTCGCCGCCATCGGTGGTGCCATTGGTGTGGCCATCATCTTCTCGGCCTACATCCAGGCCAGCGCCCGCCAGCCGGAGTCGGCCGGCTACAACCGCACCTGGCTGATCCTGGGCTTCGCCATGGCCGAGGCGCTCGCGCTGTTCGGCCTGGTGCTCGCGTTCGCAGTCGGCGGCTGA
- a CDS encoding L-threonylcarbamoyladenylate synthase, translated as MLYDCRSLADRDRGIAAAIEAVRNGELVVLPTDTVYGIGADAFTPYAVKALLDAKGAAHVAPPVLIGSRHTLDGLVYTLPAAARDLVEAFWPGALTILVRHSASLRWDLGDDSGVVAVRMPLHPVALEVLRETGPMAVASANKTGQPPALTADEARDQLAYSVRAYLEAGPAVDPVPSTIVDLTGDEPVLVREGAITLARLRDVVPELRESQVA; from the coding sequence ATGCTCTACGACTGCCGGTCGCTCGCCGACCGGGACCGCGGCATCGCTGCGGCCATTGAGGCGGTCCGCAACGGCGAGCTGGTGGTGCTGCCGACCGACACGGTCTACGGGATCGGCGCGGACGCCTTCACGCCGTACGCGGTGAAGGCACTGCTGGACGCCAAGGGTGCGGCGCACGTGGCGCCGCCGGTGCTGATCGGCTCCCGGCACACCCTCGACGGCCTGGTCTACACGCTGCCGGCCGCGGCGCGTGACCTGGTGGAGGCGTTCTGGCCGGGCGCGCTGACCATCCTGGTGCGCCACTCGGCGAGCCTGCGCTGGGACCTCGGTGACGACAGCGGCGTGGTCGCGGTGCGGATGCCGCTGCACCCGGTGGCGTTGGAGGTGCTGCGGGAGACCGGCCCGATGGCCGTCGCCTCGGCCAACAAGACCGGTCAGCCGCCCGCGCTCACCGCCGACGAGGCGCGCGACCAACTGGCCTACTCGGTGCGGGCGTACCTGGAGGCCGGGCCGGCCGTCGACCCGGTGCCGAGCACGATCGTGGACCTCACCGGCGACGAACCGGTGCTCGTCCGGGAGGGCGCGATCACCCTGGCCAGACTGCGCGACGTGGTACCGGAGCTACGCGAGAGCCAGGTGGCGTAG
- a CDS encoding phosphotyrosine protein phosphatase yields the protein MPPFTVLHVCMGNICRSPMAERLLTLAVRQRLSRRDADPGRADELLHSHSAGTGGWHAGEEMNPPAARQVASRGGSVSGFAARRLRSEHIDAADLVLTATADQQEYVVALRPDAASRTFVLGEFGRLLAALDPAGLPPAEATPDAVYARGVALVDAAHAARQGSTALPTDDLDDPWGRGDQCFTRVADEIEETVHPLAAVLLP from the coding sequence GTGCCTCCTTTCACCGTCCTGCACGTCTGCATGGGAAACATCTGCCGCTCGCCGATGGCCGAGCGGCTGCTCACCCTCGCCGTGCGACAGCGGCTGAGTCGACGCGACGCTGACCCGGGCCGGGCCGACGAACTGCTGCACAGCCACAGCGCGGGCACCGGTGGTTGGCACGCCGGTGAGGAGATGAACCCGCCCGCGGCTCGCCAGGTGGCCAGCCGGGGCGGCAGCGTCTCCGGGTTCGCCGCGCGCCGGCTGCGCTCGGAGCACATCGACGCGGCCGACCTGGTCCTGACCGCCACCGCCGACCAGCAGGAGTACGTGGTGGCACTGCGTCCCGACGCCGCCTCCCGCACCTTCGTGCTTGGTGAGTTCGGCCGGCTGCTGGCGGCCCTGGATCCGGCCGGACTGCCGCCGGCCGAAGCCACCCCGGACGCGGTCTACGCCCGTGGCGTGGCGCTGGTGGACGCCGCGCACGCGGCCCGCCAGGGCAGTACCGCGCTGCCCACCGACGATCTCGACGACCCGTGGGGACGCGGCGACCAGTGCTTCACCCGGGTGGCCGACGAGATCGAGGAGACCGTGCACCCGCTGGCCGCTGTCCTGTTGCCCTGA
- the atpB gene encoding F0F1 ATP synthase subunit A, with amino-acid sequence MPARAGLSSAEDDTVSGQLVAAEGLPWPPRVEDFYLPDVAGPWVTKFTLMIWLAVGLLIIFFMATYRNPKLVPSKGQWMAESIYGLVRDNIAREQMGKEGIKFAPYFTVLFCFIALTNLFGITPGLQISPNSHIAFPIVLALVSYVMYIYIGARKHGLGQYLKQSLILPGVPWPMHILLIPIEFLQTFIVRPFTLAVRLFANMFAGHLILLVFTVGGFVMLASDNLFIQVSSVAAFLMAILMAFFEVLVSLLQAYVFVILSANYIGSSLADEH; translated from the coding sequence GTGCCGGCACGCGCGGGTCTGTCGAGTGCGGAGGATGACACGGTGAGCGGACAGCTTGTCGCCGCTGAGGGCCTTCCCTGGCCCCCGAGGGTCGAAGACTTCTACCTGCCGGATGTCGCCGGTCCGTGGGTCACGAAGTTCACCCTCATGATCTGGCTGGCCGTCGGGCTGCTGATCATCTTCTTCATGGCCACCTACCGGAACCCGAAGCTGGTGCCGAGTAAGGGCCAGTGGATGGCGGAGTCGATCTACGGCCTGGTGCGGGACAACATCGCCCGGGAACAGATGGGCAAGGAAGGCATCAAGTTCGCGCCCTACTTCACGGTGCTGTTCTGTTTTATCGCGCTGACCAACCTCTTCGGGATCACCCCCGGGTTGCAGATCTCGCCGAACTCGCACATTGCCTTCCCGATCGTGCTCGCCCTGGTCTCCTACGTGATGTACATCTACATCGGAGCCCGCAAGCACGGTCTTGGGCAATACCTCAAGCAGAGCCTGATCCTGCCGGGCGTGCCGTGGCCGATGCACATTCTGCTGATCCCGATCGAGTTCCTTCAGACGTTCATCGTCCGGCCGTTCACGCTTGCGGTGCGTCTCTTCGCAAACATGTTTGCCGGCCACCTGATCCTGCTGGTCTTCACCGTCGGTGGCTTCGTGATGCTCGCCTCGGACAACCTCTTCATTCAGGTGTCCTCGGTCGCCGCGTTCCTGATGGCGATCCTGATGGCCTTCTTCGAGGTGCTCGTCTCGCTGTTGCAGGCGTACGTCTTCGTGATCCTGTCCGCCAACTACATCGGCAGCTCGCTGGCAGACGAGCACTGA
- a CDS encoding GGDEF domain-containing protein: protein MGWLDRVDDQVDALTQARALQEVSRSVEACTILDRVICTTRDPHARADALVQRLSALINLGRTAEYTRAIEEAAATVRDLAEPYLHGHLNALAALAAHHQGALDRCVTHLVKAARALSAVDDSDRDTAWGWHDLAMAYSYLSFHGYALGAIERARQLGTAAGIPEETFAAPGIRLRNAVALDHTGDSDGCLRVLRDVGVDLDRFVAAGRADRLRPSSLAAYGYAAARRAALGDSVDEAGGDTDPAWLLGHGADSARARDMRQLGQVCLAIAAGRPIEAVARLDTVQVSAETLGAAEAARLRSMALSRAGDHAAAHRTDRLAFRLAAQRHDRLRDVYIDGIAARIDHEEMRREAARFEGEALTDPLTGLPNRRRLERYIAAVVSRGERVVIGVCDLDGFKAVNTRHGHHSGDLVLQRIAGVINRVMRRGDFVARYGGDEFVVVLPGAGMTEATEVARRIDAAVRTEDWESLVPGTPVGVSIGFSEVGSGGPGQRDALSAAFEAADREMLQAKVRPRSA, encoded by the coding sequence GTGGGCTGGCTCGACCGGGTCGATGACCAGGTTGACGCCCTGACGCAGGCGCGGGCGTTGCAGGAGGTGAGCCGTTCGGTCGAGGCGTGCACGATCCTGGACCGGGTGATCTGCACCACTCGGGATCCACACGCTCGCGCCGATGCGCTGGTGCAGCGCCTCTCGGCGCTGATAAATCTGGGCCGGACAGCCGAGTACACCCGGGCCATCGAGGAGGCCGCCGCGACGGTGCGCGACCTCGCCGAGCCCTACCTGCACGGGCACCTCAACGCGCTCGCCGCACTCGCCGCGCACCACCAGGGCGCGTTGGACCGCTGCGTGACGCACCTGGTCAAGGCCGCCCGCGCGCTGAGCGCGGTGGACGACTCGGACCGGGACACCGCCTGGGGCTGGCACGACCTGGCGATGGCCTACTCGTACCTCAGCTTCCACGGGTACGCGCTCGGTGCGATCGAACGCGCCCGGCAGCTCGGCACCGCCGCCGGCATTCCGGAGGAGACGTTCGCCGCACCGGGCATCCGGCTGCGCAACGCGGTGGCGCTGGACCACACCGGCGACAGCGACGGTTGCCTGCGCGTACTGCGCGATGTCGGGGTCGACCTCGACCGGTTCGTCGCGGCCGGGCGCGCCGACCGGCTACGCCCGAGCAGCCTGGCCGCCTACGGGTACGCCGCCGCCCGCCGGGCCGCCCTCGGCGACAGCGTGGACGAAGCCGGCGGGGACACCGACCCGGCCTGGCTGCTCGGGCACGGCGCGGACAGCGCCCGGGCCCGGGACATGCGCCAACTCGGTCAGGTCTGCCTGGCCATCGCCGCCGGTCGGCCGATCGAGGCGGTCGCCCGGCTGGACACCGTCCAGGTCTCCGCCGAGACCCTCGGTGCCGCCGAGGCGGCCCGGCTGCGCAGCATGGCGCTGAGCCGGGCGGGTGATCACGCCGCCGCGCACCGCACCGACCGGCTGGCCTTCCGACTCGCCGCCCAGCGGCACGACCGGCTCCGGGACGTCTACATCGACGGCATCGCGGCCCGGATCGACCACGAGGAGATGCGCCGCGAGGCGGCGCGGTTCGAGGGCGAGGCGCTTACCGACCCGCTCACCGGGCTGCCGAACCGGCGTCGGCTGGAGCGCTACATCGCGGCGGTGGTCTCCCGGGGCGAACGGGTGGTGATCGGCGTCTGCGACCTGGACGGGTTCAAGGCGGTGAACACCCGGCACGGGCACCACTCCGGCGACCTCGTCCTTCAGCGGATCGCCGGGGTGATCAACCGGGTGATGCGCCGGGGTGACTTCGTGGCCCGCTACGGCGGCGACGAGTTCGTGGTGGTGCTACCGGGCGCCGGAATGACCGAGGCGACGGAGGTGGCCCGCCGCATCGACGCCGCCGTACGCACCGAGGACTGGGAGTCCCTCGTGCCCGGCACCCCGGTCGGCGTCAGCATCGGCTTCTCCGAGGTGGGCTCCGGCGGACCGGGCCAGCGGGACGCGCTCAGCGCCGCCTTCGAGGCCGCCGACCGCGAGATGCTCCAGGCGAAGGTCCGTCCACGCAGCGCCTGA
- a CDS encoding transglycosylase domain-containing protein — MTRAFLPKVFTVLLAGTLAGLVLAAAALPAALVFGIGFSALAAPYAELPNTLRTPPTAQRTNLYANDGTTLITSFYQEDRVDVPLGEVAPVLRQAIIAAEDARFYQHSGVDLRGIARAFTANRRDGATRQGASTLTMQYVRNVLSTDPRLSEAQRAAATEVSTARKLQEIRYALALERELSKDQILTRYLNIAYFGAGAYGIAAASKRYFSSSPAELTLDEAALLAGLVRSPHTDDPINGDADSALARRGYVLDRMVEAGQLAPDLAARVKAEPLNLRPSETPNDCTAVPEGHNDWGFFCDWFTRWWNDQAAFGGSVDERQRTLRRGGFTVVSSLDPGVQRATTEQVRRIYSAEDRFAMPTAVVQPGTGRVLAMSVNRVYSVAANPPGQQNHPNTVNQLVAGGGTIVGYQAGSTFKLFTMLAALEAGMPLNTVFDAPRRIVTGFRVSGEASCGGYWCPQNANSLTTGEQDMWTAFGRSVNTYFAWLTERVGADRVVEMAERLGIVLRAEEDAQLARHGAREWGPFTLGVAATTPLDLAGAYATLAAEGTWCAPTPISSITDAAGRRVLAGQPDCRQVLDVDVARAGADAARCPVGDQSMYHACAGGTATRLRSQLGRPVGGKTGSSERYATETVVAFTPQLAVAAIATNPDNPRDGVGRTVQSGMVESVGEILAFALRDQPVRDFVPPSERTAWQATGQRTGE, encoded by the coding sequence ATGACCCGGGCGTTTCTGCCGAAAGTGTTCACCGTCCTGCTGGCCGGCACGTTGGCCGGGCTGGTGCTGGCCGCAGCGGCCCTGCCGGCCGCGCTGGTCTTCGGAATCGGCTTCTCGGCGCTCGCCGCGCCGTACGCGGAGCTGCCGAACACCCTGCGTACGCCGCCGACCGCCCAACGGACGAACCTGTACGCCAACGACGGCACCACCCTGATCACCTCCTTCTACCAGGAGGACCGGGTGGATGTGCCGCTCGGCGAGGTGGCACCGGTGCTGCGGCAGGCGATCATCGCCGCCGAGGACGCCCGCTTCTACCAGCACAGCGGCGTGGACCTGCGCGGCATCGCGCGGGCGTTCACCGCCAACCGGCGCGACGGGGCCACCCGGCAGGGTGCCTCCACGCTGACCATGCAGTACGTCCGCAATGTGCTGAGCACCGATCCCCGGCTGAGCGAGGCGCAGCGGGCCGCAGCCACCGAGGTGAGCACCGCCCGCAAGCTCCAGGAGATCCGGTACGCGCTGGCGCTGGAACGGGAGCTGAGCAAGGACCAGATCCTCACCCGGTACCTCAACATCGCCTACTTCGGCGCCGGTGCGTACGGCATCGCCGCCGCCAGCAAACGTTACTTCTCCAGCTCACCGGCGGAGCTGACGCTGGACGAGGCGGCACTGCTGGCCGGGCTGGTCCGCTCCCCGCACACCGACGACCCGATCAACGGCGACGCGGACAGCGCGCTGGCCCGCCGTGGCTACGTACTGGATCGGATGGTCGAGGCCGGCCAGTTGGCGCCCGACCTGGCGGCCCGGGTCAAGGCCGAGCCGCTGAACCTGCGTCCCAGCGAGACCCCGAACGACTGCACGGCGGTGCCCGAGGGGCACAACGACTGGGGCTTCTTCTGCGACTGGTTCACCCGCTGGTGGAACGACCAGGCGGCGTTCGGTGGCAGCGTCGACGAACGCCAGCGCACGCTGCGCCGGGGCGGCTTCACCGTGGTCTCCTCGCTCGACCCGGGGGTGCAGCGGGCGACCACCGAACAGGTCCGGCGGATCTACTCGGCCGAGGACCGGTTCGCCATGCCGACCGCGGTCGTCCAGCCGGGCACCGGGCGGGTCCTGGCCATGTCGGTCAACCGGGTCTACAGCGTGGCGGCGAACCCGCCCGGGCAGCAGAATCACCCGAACACCGTCAACCAGCTCGTGGCCGGTGGCGGCACGATCGTCGGGTACCAGGCCGGCTCCACGTTCAAGCTCTTCACCATGCTTGCCGCCCTGGAGGCCGGGATGCCGCTGAACACCGTCTTCGACGCCCCCCGGCGGATCGTCACCGGTTTCCGGGTCAGCGGCGAGGCGAGCTGCGGCGGTTACTGGTGCCCGCAGAACGCGAACTCGCTTACCACCGGCGAACAGGACATGTGGACCGCGTTCGGTCGCTCGGTAAACACGTACTTCGCCTGGCTCACCGAGCGGGTCGGCGCGGACCGGGTGGTGGAGATGGCCGAGCGGCTGGGCATCGTGCTGCGGGCCGAGGAGGACGCGCAACTGGCCCGGCACGGCGCGCGTGAGTGGGGTCCGTTCACCCTGGGCGTGGCCGCCACCACCCCGCTGGACCTGGCCGGCGCGTACGCCACACTGGCGGCCGAGGGCACCTGGTGCGCACCCACGCCGATCAGCTCGATCACCGACGCGGCCGGCCGCCGGGTGCTCGCCGGGCAGCCGGACTGCCGGCAGGTGCTCGACGTGGACGTGGCCCGGGCGGGGGCCGATGCCGCCCGCTGCCCGGTCGGCGACCAGTCGATGTACCACGCCTGCGCGGGCGGCACGGCCACCCGGCTGCGTAGCCAGCTCGGCCGCCCGGTGGGCGGCAAGACCGGCAGTTCCGAGCGGTACGCCACGGAGACCGTGGTGGCCTTCACCCCGCAACTGGCGGTGGCCGCGATCGCCACGAACCCGGACAACCCCCGCGACGGGGTCGGTCGGACGGTGCAGAGCGGCATGGTCGAGTCGGTGGGGGAGATCCTCGCCTTCGCGCTGCGGGATCAGCCGGTACGCGACTTCGTGCCGCCCAGCGAGCGGACGGCCTGGCAGGCCACCGGGCAACGTACCGGCGAGTGA